ATTGAGGTCGTCTCTTCGCATCGATTGTGCAGGATCTTGGAAGATTATTTTAGCAGCATGAAGGGTTTGTCAGATAATTATAAGCCTAGGATGAATTTAGGGTTTTTAGGATGTAAAAGTGATGTATATATTGTTCCATGAGTCTAATGAAGAGAAATAATTAGCAGATAGAAGACAGTTCTGGGGATTTGCTATTACCTTCACCTATAACGCGATATCCTTGTCCCACATATTCGTTGTTTTGTGTTATGATAATTTATTATGCAAGGTCATAGAAACTATGGGTATTGATAATTTATCTGTcacctatccctttctttctctcttttctcttttctctttgattGATTCCTTTTCACATAATGATTGAATCTATTCTCACCTCCCtgcccactttctctttctctccaacttcattcttcattcttcattctgtgtttctttctctctctctctctctccctctccctctccctctccctctccctctccctctccctctccctctccctctccctctccctctccctctccctctccctctccctctccctctccctctttctctctccctctcttcctctctccctctctccctctctccctccctctctccctccctccctccctccctccctctctccctccctccctccctccctctctccctccctccctccctccctctctccctccctccctctctccctccctccctctctccctccctccctctctccctccctccctccctccctccctccctccctccttccctccctccctccttccctccttccctccttccctccttccctccttccctccctccctccctccctccctccctccttccctccttccctccttccctccctccctccctccctccctccctccctcctccctcctccttccttccctccttcttccctccttcttccctccttccctccctccttcctccctccttccctccctccttccctccctccttccctccctccttccctccttccctctctctctctctctccctccctctctctctctctctctctctccctccctccctccctccctccctccctccctccctccctccctccctccctccttcccctccttccctccttccctccctccctccctccctccctccctccctccctcccttcctcccttcctcccttccttcctcccttcctcccttcctcccttccttcctcccttcctcccttccttcctccctccctctccctccctctcctctccctctccctctccctctccctctccctccccctccccctccctcccctctcacctctctcctctctcctttctcctctctctcctctctcctctctcctctctcctctctcctctctcctctctctcctccctctcatctttcatctctcatctctcctctctcatctctcctctctcatctctccctcttctcctctctcctctctctcctctctcctctctcctctctcctctctcctctctcctctctcctctctcctctctcctctctcctctctctctctctctctcctctcttcctctctcctctctcctctctcctctcttcctctcttctctcttctctcttctctcttcctcctctctcctcctctcatccctctcatctctcctctctctctcttctctcccctctcccttctcccctctcccctctcccctctcctctcttctctcttctctctctctctcctctcctcctctctctcctctctctcttctctcttctctctctctctctcgtctctctcttctctctcctctctctctctctctctctctctctctctctctctctcatctctctctccctcctctcctctcctctctcctctcctctctctcctctctccctctctcccctctctctcctcttctcctctcctctcctctctctcctctctctctctctcttcctctcttctctctctctctctctctctctctctctctctctcttctctctctctcttctctcccctctctccctcctctctcctctctctcctctctctctccctctctctcccctctcctctcctctctcctctctccctctctcctctctctcctctctctctctctctctctctcctctctctctctctctctctcctctctctctcctctctctctctctctctctctctctcttctctctctctcctctctctccctctctccctctctctctctctctctctctctctctctctctcctctctctcctctctctctctctctctctctctcctctctctccttctctctctatctctctctctcctctctcctctctctctctctctctctctctctctctctcctctccctccttctcctctctctctctccccccctccctccctctccctctctcctccctctctcccctctctccctcctcctccctcctcctccctccctccctctctctcctctctccctcctcctccctccctcctcctctcttctctctctctctctctctctctctctctctctctctgtctgtctgtctgctctgtctgtcactctctctctctctctctctctctctctctttctctctttctctctttctctctttctctctctctctttctttctcttttctttttctctctctctctctctctctctctctctctctctctctctctctctctctctctctctctctgtctctctgtctctctgtctctctgtctctctatctctctccctctatccctctctccctctctcccactctctctctcattccctcaccctctccctctccctctctctcaccccctctccctttctctcactccctcaccctcactctcactccctcatcctcctcccactccatttctttctctctctctcctttccctttccctttccttttccttttccttttccctttccctttccctttccctttccctttccctttccctttccctttccctttccctttcctttccctttccctttccctttccctctccccctctctccctctctccctctctccctctctccctctctccctctctccctctctcctctctcccactctccactctctctctctctctctctctctctctctctctctctctctctctctctctctctctctctctctctctctcactctctctcctctctccctccctccctctctccctctctccctctctccctccctccctccctccctccctccctccctccctccctccctccctccctccctccctccctccctccctccctccctctctctctctccttcccctttccccctctaccaccctctctttcctcatctcctatgttctgcttccccctctccctcccactccttcccccttcctctgagGATTTTTAGTATCTCAATTATATTCCTTTTGTggatataaatgataacagacttttatttgttttcaggcAATAATGGTGAAACAAGCAAAAGTTGATCCTCGTTATTTTGAAGATGAACCTGTCTTCCGTTCTTATGCCTTGGTCTTCAGGCCATAACGTGTGAAACACAATACATGTTTCTGATCTAGGTTTTAATATTGTCAGTCAGATTGCAGAAGTGAAGTACTTCTGAACATGGCTGAGGCTGATAGTTTTTAAGAAGTGTTAATGATTGAGATCCCAGTTGCCTGTGCAAAGGAGATTTATTGCTGATTCTTTGACTTTTATCTGTATATGCTCAAAGTTAACCTTGAATAAGGCTGTGCTATTGCTCACAAAGTTTACTTGAAGTATGGAAAttatttaattaaattattttgGTGTCCTGTAATTCATAAGAATATAAGATAtatttgatgttgataataaagaaaaacactaagagagaggaaaagccacattaagaaatttcaaacaaacaaaataccaaTAAGCAGAACTtcgaaataaaagcaaaagaaaatagcCCTGTGAATTCGAATAGGAAAACAGATGCCATGGCTGATTAGGCAAAGTGCAGTCGAAAGACAATAGAACGAAAAACCAGCTCGAATTATTCACTCGACTCATCTGAGACCTCCTTGAAGATGGTGGAACTAACAAACGTCTGCTTTGTGGTGGTGACGGCCATTGCAATCATAACGCAGATCATGATTCCTGCAATTAGAGGTCCCATGGCACGCCTCCAGCCTGACCTAGCCCTGTGGTTGGAAGAGCAGTCGCTGGAGAAGTACGCGGGACTCTTTTTCGACGCAGGTAATTATAATGAACTTTCTAAAGATATTTggatttcttgttattattattgtttttttgttttacttattaatTGTTTGAAAGTGATTCATCaaagtgataatcattattattattattattattattattattattattattattattattattattttcattatcattataagtatcattgttatagttattgtgtattgttattattttttataattactatcattattctaattattatcattattattattattattatcatcaccattgtatgGTTATCTgttatagttttttattattactgatataactgatatcattattgccattgttgttattatgattgttatgataattgataatgttgttattattgttatcatcattttgaatatacacatagatatattgcaAAGTTACATATATTTTCCACATTATTTTTGCTGagtatttttagtttttatctattttccacaGCTGTTGTTAATACTCATAACCATTagagaatactaataatgataatagtaataaagaaataaaaggtaaTTAGGCCTACTAATGATCATGCAATAGGCCTAATTGCCATCATTGCCATAACTAGAATACTGATGCTACCAAATTATTGCCAATCAGGGGACAAAAAAAATCACTCAGTTGATGCATCCTTGTTATCAATCACAAGTCACTATTCAAACATAGCTTTTATCAGTTTCAATTTTACATTTAGCCACAGGTGAttcaggtggtggtggtggtcaacACTCAATACCCAATTACCCATTGTTTCTATGTTGCATTCACTTGTGATtcatgaagaggatgaagagccTCTATTGTGATttatgaaaggaaggaggggccTTTTTTGTGGTGGTAATTCCTATATGAGAAGCATAGCATCAGAACGAGCCGTTGTGCAGATTGTTTATGCTGTCAAGTCATTATCATTTCTGGCACTAAGATCGAACATACAGGCACGCACATGCCAGGGGTGTCATTTCAACTCATTCtaaggggtggggggcagggttgGTGAGCAAAGTGAGATTGAGGAATTTCTGGGGCACTGCCAGCTCTCCCAGGAAAATTTGTAAGATACGAACAGAGCTATAAAGAtgtaatttagaagaaaaaatcttGAGGGTGTCGCCCTTTGGAGGGTGGGGGTCAAGCCAGACCTTGAGGAGAGCAGTCAGAGTCCCCCAGTGAAgctcctgtcacacacacaccacacgcacaccacttgcacacgcatacacttatgtacgcatgcgcacacgcacacccacacccacacacgcacacccacacacgcacaagcacacgcacaagcacacacgcacaagcacaccacgcaccaccacgcacgcacgcacgcacgcacgcacgcacgcacgcacgcatgcatgcatgcatacatgcatgcatgcatacatacatacatacatacatacatacatacatacatacatacatacatacatacatacatacatacatacatacatacatacagacatacaaacatatatatgtatatatatgtatgtatgtatgtatatacactaacatGGCAAAAAATATGTAATTGTACTTAAAATATCATATGAGAAATTGATAAGACATTGATAATACCTCTGGCAAGTTTTCAAACAAAACCTTTATGCAGATATATTCCATACAGTACCAGAAAGattaatttacaaaaaaatcaactaatgtacatgaatataattttgtacctatttatatatatatatatatatatatatatatatatatatatatgtatgtatttatatatttatataatatatatatataatatatatatatatatatatatatatatatatatatataatatatatatatatatatatatatatttatatatatatgtatattttatatatatatatatatatatatatatatatatatatatatatatatatatatatgtgtgtgtgtatatatatatatatatgtatatatatatatatatatatatatatatatatatatatatatatatatatatatttgaagactATTCACCATTTGATTACCAAATATTTCCAGGAACTTTTTATCCCATATCCCCTGTTACTGagatttttgttgtcattgcatATCATTCAGccctttgtttatctttctaggGATATGGAGATTAGTGGATGTCGTGGAGATGGGGCCCCTTCGAGGGCTGCCCCTGGTGGAGCAAGAGCGGACTGCAATCGCCGTCTTTGACCTGAAGCAACGACTCATTCTACGACACTTTCTGAAGAAGCATGGCACCGAGTCAGGACTTCCAAGGTaaattgtcgttttttttttttaaaggtatttaCCAAAATGGGTTTCGGGGAAACGATGACGTGCGCAGACTAGGACGAAACCTGTCGAGTCACCCAGCTGCGTGCATAAAATGAAATGTGGGATTTTTATGATTTCCATTTGGTTTGAATTCTTGAGTAAGAGTTTATGAGTgtggtgttctttttttttgtttgttttttattgatcaAGAAATGGCTCTCTGTCAGGTGATTAATCAGGTATGTGGTAATTATTTTATGTTGATAAGATGGTTCTCATAAATTCAGACACAACAGATCATGGATTTAGTAAAGCAACTGATATTTAAGGGTTGATTATTCAGGTGCAAAATGATATCCATGttcattagtttatttttttgtaaatgaagctgtgtatcattatcttttttatcattattaagctAAATTTCATCCACCATTCTGGAACTGTATGGAATATATCTGCGTAATTGTTTGAAAACTTGCCAGAGGTATTATCAATgtcttatcaatattttatattttttgccaAGTTAGTGtagatttgtgtgtaaatatagtacCATTTTTTACTAGCCATGAGTCAGCATATGAAAGGTTTATAGTAGAGGAGTAAAACCCAGAACTCTTTACTGGCCAATTTTCATTCTAACTACCATCTTGAGGGCCAACAAAGGCAAATtcttatttttgatttttatGGTGTCACTTATGGTAAAAAAGTGTAtgtgactttttttctctttataatgattataatttgatTGGTTAATTTTCTCTTCATCCCACATGCCATTTATGACCATCCTGAAGGTGACATTTGGCCTGTATACCAAAATTTTGACACTTCAGGTTTTATAGTATCATCTAATCAGATACaaattctttacttcttcttcttcttcttctttttctttttctttttctttttctttttctttttctttttctttttctttttctttttctttttctttttctttttctttttcttcttctttcttcttcttcttcttcttcttcttcttcttcttcttcttcttcttcttcttcttcttcttcttcttcttcttcttcttcttcttcttcttctttttctttttagagatTCTTCATTATATAGTTAACTACATGAATTCCATCTTGTTCTTGTAAATCAAAGTGTTACAGTGTATCTCACATATTTCAAATTATAATTTTCACGTGTTGCTGTAGTTACACTCAGTTACCATTTGGACAAACTCAGTTTAGGAGGAAAATTCTATTTGCAAGGTAATTAGAAAGTATTGAGAACTGAGGATTCTCTTTAGAGAGTAAGTGAAGATTATTTTGGTAAACTTCCTTTGAGTCACTGATATATTGTATAAGCTTTTAAAGTAATTATGGTATTTTTCTTGCACTTGCAATGTGTAAAGTTTGAATATCATTCCTTCATTTCTGTTTGCTGAGAACAGATGGAAgacctttctctcattatctcaggCCAGCACTTGAAAAATTCATTGGAAAATATCAACTTTTAGTTATGTTGATGTATGTATCAGTGAATAGGTGAATTTATCAAATAGCATTCCTAAGTATTGGCTCTGTTATATCTATATTCTCATGACCACGTTTTTGTTGTTTGAATAAATGTAGATCTTGGCtttacaagaaaaggaaaagcaacaTTTTGTGTATGTTTTACTTTTAACGGGTTAGGAAATTTCACTGTCTTTCAGTGTCTTTTAAGATTATGTATGCAATAGTACATAGACAATCAGCAAAGCCTTACTCATTTCTGAAGCCAGAACAAACAAACTCTATGGATATGATAGTCATGTGTGGGGTTGCAGCAAGAAGCCTAAGTGTCCTGTAGCCAAACCAAACCTGTGTGCTAGATTCTAAGTGAGCTCCGGGTGCCCTCCTACCTTAAGCTGATACACAGGCTTTGATTATGCCATAGGCGTGTTGGATCCTGCGTTCATTATGAATCGTGGCGACCTTTATATAAGCATCGTATAATTCCTAGGTGTCACAAGGGATCCCCCTTTCATCACATTACCTATGTCTCTGCTTTGTCACAGACTTCAGGTGGCTGTTCTGAAGCTTCTGAAACCAGGTCTTTTCATGGTATGAAAAATTCCTGTTTAGTAGAATCTTTGTATTTCATGCCTGTTTTAGGCAGTTTTTCTTAGAGGAGTCTTCAGTGTGTTTAATGTAATTTGATAACAGATGAAGATGTGAGTTAACCTAGTCAAGTGTGTTGGCTTTgtgtatagtaaatatatatgtatgtatatatatatatatatatatatatatatatatatatatatacacacatatatatacatattcatatgtacatatacacatatacatatacacatatacatatacatgtacatatatatatatatatatatatatatatatatatatatatatatatatatatatatacatatatacatatacatatatatattatatatatacatatatacatatatatacatatatatacatatatatatatatatatatatatacatatatatacacacatatatatatatatatatatatatatatatatatatatatatatatatgcatacacatatatatgaatataaatatatatgtgtgtgtgtgtgtgtatatatatatatatatatatatatatatatatatatatatatatat
The nucleotide sequence above comes from Penaeus chinensis breed Huanghai No. 1 chromosome 3, ASM1920278v2, whole genome shotgun sequence. Encoded proteins:
- the LOC125039501 gene encoding uncharacterized protein LOC125039501; this encodes MVELTNVCFVVVTAIAIITQIMIPAIRGPMARLQPDLALWLEEQSLEKYAGLFFDAGIWRLVDVVEMGPLRGLPLVEQERTAIAVFDLKQRLILRHFLKKHGTESGLPRLETLGIRTLKEAVYMVDAFPLEFNDDKDDGLNSLLQRLPR